One Novosphingobium sp. G106 DNA segment encodes these proteins:
- a CDS encoding phytanoyl-CoA dioxygenase family protein, which produces MDIRANDQTSSLTRQLLDDGYCIAKGVVPTALVTAISDDFADTFAITPHSIGSFYGNRTKRFHGLLRRSLRTEHFVLQPLITELVESVLGPHCERVQLNLTQAIEIEANSEAQAPHRDQDMWPIHAQGVEYLVNVMWPFTPYTAQNGATRIWPGSHRRQNEMLIGEEDAVAVEMNPGDALIFLGSTLHGGGANSTALSRKGMIISYSLGWLKPYELPWLAYPPEFAKTLSQPLADLAGYRAHRPNLGTYEGRCPSTLLEAEGSSLGAVDSLRDDQEALILAWREGRLTVA; this is translated from the coding sequence ATGGACATCAGGGCGAACGACCAAACCTCTTCCCTCACACGGCAACTTCTGGACGACGGATACTGCATCGCGAAAGGAGTCGTCCCGACCGCTTTAGTGACCGCGATTTCGGACGATTTTGCAGATACCTTCGCGATAACTCCGCACTCAATTGGCTCATTTTACGGGAATCGCACCAAGCGCTTTCATGGGTTGCTCCGACGTTCCTTACGGACGGAGCACTTCGTGCTTCAACCGCTCATCACGGAGCTCGTGGAGTCAGTCCTGGGACCGCATTGCGAACGCGTTCAACTTAACCTGACCCAGGCCATCGAAATCGAAGCGAACAGTGAAGCCCAGGCGCCGCACCGTGATCAGGACATGTGGCCCATTCATGCACAAGGGGTGGAATATCTGGTCAATGTGATGTGGCCTTTTACCCCCTACACCGCTCAGAATGGCGCGACACGGATCTGGCCGGGAAGCCATCGGCGGCAGAACGAGATGCTGATCGGCGAGGAAGATGCCGTTGCCGTAGAGATGAACCCGGGCGACGCGCTGATCTTCCTCGGCTCGACTCTCCACGGTGGCGGCGCGAATTCGACCGCCTTGTCGCGAAAGGGGATGATCATCAGCTACAGCCTGGGCTGGCTGAAACCGTACGAACTGCCCTGGCTGGCCTATCCGCCCGAATTCGCCAAGACCTTGTCGCAGCCCCTTGCCGATCTTGCAGGTTATCGGGCCCATCGGCCCAATCTCGGCACCTACGAGGGGCGCTGCCCGTCGACATTGCTGGAGGCGGAAGGGTCATCGCTCGGCGCGGTCGACAGCCTTCGTGACGACCAGGAAGCGCTTATCCTCGCCTGGCGCGAAGGACGCCTGACGGTGGCATGA
- a CDS encoding acyl-homoserine-lactone synthase, whose amino-acid sequence MIQIIEGAQRPGCDPVFDAMFRDRKRVFVDFRKWDVPVIDGQYEIDQFDGPRTVYCISTDERGSHRGSIRLIPTNEPHILGDIFPDLCEGQVPTGADIWELTRGCLSPSLRASERRLVRNALTTAVVEYARLRRINAYTCIADSGWLSQVLALGWDCRPLGLPRKLDRTMTGALLIEISARTPDLLRDAGTWVPSRLVMLDDLDAAHC is encoded by the coding sequence ATGATCCAGATTATCGAAGGCGCGCAAAGGCCGGGCTGCGACCCCGTGTTCGATGCAATGTTTCGCGACCGGAAACGCGTATTCGTCGACTTTCGTAAATGGGATGTGCCCGTCATTGACGGGCAATATGAGATCGATCAGTTTGACGGCCCGCGGACCGTCTATTGCATCTCCACCGACGAGCGCGGTTCGCACCGCGGCTCGATCCGACTGATCCCCACGAACGAACCTCACATCCTGGGCGACATCTTCCCGGACCTGTGTGAAGGGCAAGTCCCCACGGGCGCGGACATCTGGGAACTGACGCGTGGCTGCCTGTCTCCATCGCTGCGGGCCAGCGAGCGCAGGCTGGTGCGCAACGCCTTGACGACGGCTGTCGTCGAATATGCCCGGCTTCGCCGAATCAACGCCTATACCTGCATCGCAGATTCGGGCTGGCTCTCGCAGGTGCTTGCGCTGGGTTGGGATTGCAGGCCTCTCGGCCTGCCGCGTAAGTTGGACCGAACCATGACGGGGGCGCTTCTCATAGAAATTTCGGCTCGGACACCGGATCTGCTCCGCGATGCCGGGACCTGGGTGCCGTCACGCCTTGTCATGCTCGACGATCTCGATGCCGCCCACTGCTGA
- a CDS encoding toprim domain-containing protein, whose translation MSIRLGNSALLFKCFAGCDTLDVLRELRTIDTRVFETVSGAGDASQIAARQDWLRGRARDLWDQARPLGGTLAQAYLESRSLNARAQGLRFARRAPLGPRRSVIYRPALIAALHDAGRLVAVQRMFFEEGLGQLASDLGNPRRLLGRPLGGAVILTRASEVLGLAEGVETAMSAALLLGIPVWATLGSERLPHITVPESVTRLLILPDNDRAGRLGARKAMAAYARSGRTVETVWPPSGFNDWNDVLRSDGDSALSAV comes from the coding sequence TTGTCGATCCGGCTCGGAAACTCGGCACTTCTGTTCAAATGCTTTGCAGGCTGCGACACGCTGGACGTCCTGCGCGAGCTGAGGACGATCGATACCCGCGTCTTCGAGACGGTATCGGGGGCCGGCGATGCTTCGCAGATCGCCGCGCGCCAGGACTGGCTGCGTGGTCGCGCCCGCGACCTCTGGGACCAAGCTCGGCCTCTCGGCGGCACACTGGCCCAGGCTTACCTCGAGAGCCGAAGCCTGAACGCGCGAGCGCAAGGGCTTCGATTCGCCCGCCGCGCGCCGCTGGGGCCGCGCCGTTCGGTGATCTACCGGCCGGCGCTGATTGCAGCGCTTCATGATGCGGGCCGGCTAGTCGCTGTTCAGCGCATGTTTTTCGAAGAGGGACTGGGCCAGCTTGCATCGGATCTCGGCAATCCTCGCCGTTTGCTTGGGCGCCCTTTGGGCGGCGCCGTCATTCTTACTCGGGCCTCCGAGGTGCTCGGCCTGGCGGAGGGTGTCGAGACGGCCATGTCGGCGGCTTTGCTCCTCGGTATTCCGGTCTGGGCAACGCTCGGTAGCGAGAGGCTCCCGCACATCACGGTACCCGAAAGCGTTACGCGCCTGCTCATCCTCCCCGACAACGATCGCGCCGGTCGCCTCGGCGCGAGAAAGGCGATGGCGGCCTATGCGCGATCCGGCCGCACTGTCGAGACGGTTTGGCCGCCATCTGGCTTCAACGACTGGAACGATGTCCTGCGCTCCGATGGGGATAGCGCCTTGTCCGCCGTTTGA
- a CDS encoding autoinducer binding domain-containing protein encodes MLDTFNLNRYLEEMRGAVKIADLEATMMEITRQLGFEQFALGHHVDLTRPPGNAVRLTNYAPDWIEQSLEKRFFADDPVHAASAKMVRPFRWDEIPNCLDMTDPHRNIIERARRYGLIEGLTIPVHQPGEYNGTCSFVARSFENIHPHNFALAQMAATFAFECARRLMRLMDGKEPDAVPHLTERQRESVILVGRGKTDAEIAAVMRISKTTAHDHVEAGRRAYGNAQRAYMVLRALYDGNITFADIFGF; translated from the coding sequence ATGCTCGATACCTTCAATCTCAATCGATATCTTGAGGAGATGCGCGGCGCAGTGAAGATTGCCGACCTAGAAGCCACCATGATGGAAATCACCCGTCAACTCGGCTTCGAACAATTTGCTCTTGGGCATCACGTCGACCTGACCCGGCCTCCAGGCAATGCCGTCCGGCTGACAAATTATGCTCCGGACTGGATCGAACAGTCCTTGGAAAAACGCTTTTTTGCGGACGATCCGGTCCATGCTGCAAGCGCCAAGATGGTGAGGCCATTTCGCTGGGATGAGATCCCAAACTGCCTCGACATGACAGACCCGCACCGCAACATTATCGAGCGCGCCAGGCGCTATGGCCTGATCGAAGGTCTCACAATTCCAGTGCACCAGCCCGGCGAATACAATGGAACCTGCTCGTTCGTCGCCCGCAGCTTCGAGAACATTCATCCGCACAACTTTGCGCTCGCCCAGATGGCAGCGACTTTTGCTTTCGAATGCGCACGCAGGTTGATGCGATTGATGGACGGCAAAGAACCTGACGCCGTGCCGCATCTTACCGAGCGTCAACGCGAGTCCGTGATACTCGTCGGTCGCGGCAAGACCGACGCGGAGATCGCCGCCGTTATGAGGATATCAAAGACGACGGCGCACGATCATGTCGAAGCCGGGCGCCGCGCCTACGGCAATGCGCAGCGCGCTTACATGGTGTTGCGGGCGCTCTATGACGGCAACATCACTTTCGCCGATATCTTTGGATTCTAA
- a CDS encoding ParB/RepB/Spo0J family partition protein encodes MSNPNIIYVRALDCFKSPHNVRTQSDEAADAELEANIGETGMVLQNLIGVKVPRQRNKYEIYGGGRRLEGVHRNITSGKLPEDFMVAVHVLKSADDAIQMSLVENYHSLAMNPADECRAFQTIIERENKTPADLAKRLGVTEKFVLGRLRLANLAEPVFAALQCGDITLDVAKAYASTADTDRQTKVFEQLAESYYGHNVNEIRRSLAAGSYKGADPKALFVGREAYEVAGGRIEGDLFSDTASEVWRDGEILDRLVEEKLGKAAEAMRQREGVREVRTVAASSVPYSETFQLARVTGTPVPMSEEAERRKAEIEAEIDQIEAAAAEVEDYTEEQSDRLEALEEELGGIVEPACIVSDEERASAIAYLIIGPDGEPVLHEQLYVEPADSAEVDGEGEDNADGGSGDPDDEDEAVPPGETYSQRLRDELAIMKTELLALHIANDPPFALDLGIFIMVDDACRLGYNGMPSELRAKAPSSRVTGFESQTAAANAWAELDKALDRSWLDHREIHERYDAFCSLEDAARAAWLGWAVARTIHAVPEGQTGSTFLSHLGAKLGIDVAAWWRPTARNFFDRLTKPAILKLLEVIGGPALKSRYGAARKFDLAVSAEKLFAGDVIADVDVKEKALAWLPMSMRFISPANIDNELVETPSNGTVIKGDVDKPQTGEGLPEAA; translated from the coding sequence ATGTCCAATCCCAACATCATCTACGTGCGCGCACTCGACTGCTTCAAGTCGCCGCACAACGTTCGCACCCAAAGCGATGAAGCCGCGGATGCCGAGCTCGAAGCCAATATCGGCGAGACCGGCATGGTCTTGCAGAACCTCATCGGCGTGAAGGTTCCCCGCCAGCGCAACAAGTACGAGATCTACGGCGGCGGCCGGCGTCTCGAGGGGGTTCACCGCAACATCACCAGCGGCAAGCTGCCCGAAGATTTCATGGTCGCCGTGCACGTGCTCAAGTCCGCAGACGATGCCATCCAGATGAGTCTCGTCGAGAACTATCATAGCCTGGCGATGAATCCGGCGGACGAGTGCCGCGCGTTCCAGACGATCATCGAGCGCGAGAACAAGACGCCGGCCGATCTCGCGAAACGGCTCGGCGTCACCGAGAAATTCGTCCTGGGCCGCCTGCGTCTGGCAAACCTGGCAGAGCCCGTTTTTGCCGCTTTGCAGTGCGGTGACATCACGCTCGACGTTGCCAAGGCCTATGCGAGCACCGCCGACACAGATCGCCAGACCAAGGTCTTCGAGCAGCTTGCGGAGTCCTACTACGGTCACAACGTCAACGAGATCCGGCGCAGCCTTGCTGCTGGTTCGTACAAGGGCGCGGACCCCAAGGCTCTATTCGTCGGCCGCGAAGCCTATGAGGTGGCCGGCGGCAGGATCGAGGGCGATCTGTTCTCCGACACTGCGAGCGAGGTCTGGCGCGACGGCGAGATCCTCGACCGCCTGGTCGAGGAGAAGCTTGGCAAGGCCGCAGAGGCCATGCGTCAGCGCGAAGGGGTGCGCGAGGTTCGGACGGTCGCAGCAAGCAGCGTGCCCTACAGCGAGACTTTTCAGCTTGCGCGCGTTACCGGCACACCCGTGCCGATGAGCGAGGAAGCCGAGCGGCGCAAGGCGGAGATCGAAGCGGAGATCGACCAGATCGAGGCCGCGGCGGCCGAAGTCGAAGACTACACCGAAGAACAGTCCGATCGCCTGGAAGCGCTCGAGGAAGAGCTTGGCGGTATCGTCGAGCCGGCCTGTATCGTCAGCGATGAGGAACGCGCCTCGGCGATCGCCTACCTCATAATCGGTCCGGACGGTGAACCCGTCCTCCACGAGCAACTCTACGTCGAGCCGGCGGATTCTGCGGAAGTCGACGGTGAGGGCGAGGACAATGCCGATGGAGGCTCGGGCGATCCGGACGATGAAGACGAAGCTGTCCCTCCCGGTGAGACCTACAGTCAGCGTTTGCGCGACGAACTGGCGATCATGAAGACCGAGCTGCTTGCGCTCCACATCGCGAACGACCCCCCGTTCGCGCTCGATCTCGGCATCTTCATCATGGTCGATGACGCCTGCCGGCTCGGCTACAATGGGATGCCGAGTGAACTCAGGGCAAAGGCGCCAAGCTCGCGTGTTACCGGCTTCGAGAGCCAGACCGCTGCGGCAAATGCCTGGGCCGAGCTCGACAAGGCGCTCGATCGATCCTGGCTCGACCACCGCGAGATCCACGAGCGCTACGACGCGTTCTGCTCGCTCGAGGATGCAGCGCGGGCGGCCTGGCTTGGATGGGCCGTCGCGCGGACGATCCATGCCGTACCTGAAGGCCAGACGGGCAGCACCTTTCTGTCCCACCTCGGCGCCAAGCTCGGGATCGATGTGGCGGCGTGGTGGCGTCCGACCGCGCGCAACTTCTTCGACCGTCTGACGAAGCCCGCAATTCTGAAGCTTCTCGAGGTGATTGGCGGTCCTGCGCTGAAGAGCCGCTACGGTGCCGCGCGCAAGTTCGATCTTGCCGTATCCGCCGAGAAGCTCTTCGCGGGCGATGTCATCGCCGACGTCGACGTTAAGGAGAAGGCCCTGGCCTGGCTGCCGATGTCGATGCGCTTCATCTCTCCAGCCAATATAGACAACGAACTCGTCGAGACCCCCTCGAACGGGACTGTTATCAAAGGTGACGTCGATAAGCCTCAAACTGGCGAGGGTCTGCCCGAGGCTGCCTGA
- a CDS encoding type II toxin-antitoxin system VapB family antitoxin has protein sequence MARADQTQFNVRSAFARARAHELAKLTGMTATQIVEEALRGYVPPTAAAKVSGLVKRGPILVKPAGSKVISAAEAEAALDAARERGHGD, from the coding sequence GTGGCGCGTGCTGACCAAACGCAATTTAATGTCCGTTCTGCGTTCGCGCGCGCGCGGGCGCACGAACTGGCAAAACTGACAGGCATGACGGCGACTCAGATCGTCGAGGAGGCCTTGCGCGGCTACGTACCTCCGACAGCTGCTGCAAAGGTTAGCGGCCTCGTCAAACGCGGACCTATTTTGGTCAAGCCAGCAGGCAGTAAAGTCATCAGCGCTGCAGAAGCCGAGGCTGCGCTGGACGCCGCTCGAGAGCGCGGTCATGGCGATTGA
- a CDS encoding RNA polymerase sigma factor: MPPTNAEPRIRDPEDPPVPPVTASEIQLSPAGNATALEEVYRLEAPRLARYFRARLRQGDEAADLVQEAFARLAGFMARKALPRPGAYLQRIARNLLYDRSKRLEVRLAAFHLPIGEGTEPAVDADQSHGIEAEDVMRIYRRTLAELPERTREIFLLHRVEELTYREIGMKLAISVPTVQYHVARALAYIDAALERG; encoded by the coding sequence ATGCCTCCCACAAATGCCGAACCCCGGATCCGCGATCCGGAAGACCCTCCGGTGCCGCCCGTCACCGCGAGCGAGATCCAGCTTTCGCCGGCCGGGAACGCGACAGCGCTCGAAGAGGTCTACCGGCTGGAAGCTCCCCGCCTCGCCCGCTACTTTCGCGCTAGACTGCGACAGGGCGACGAGGCGGCCGACCTCGTCCAGGAAGCCTTCGCGAGGCTCGCCGGTTTCATGGCTCGAAAGGCCCTGCCTCGGCCCGGAGCCTACCTGCAACGCATCGCGCGCAATCTGCTCTACGATCGCTCCAAGCGCCTGGAAGTCCGGCTCGCCGCGTTTCACTTGCCCATCGGCGAGGGCACCGAGCCGGCTGTCGATGCCGACCAGTCGCACGGGATCGAAGCCGAGGATGTCATGCGCATCTACCGGCGGACCTTGGCGGAGCTGCCGGAGCGCACCCGCGAAATCTTCCTGCTTCACCGGGTCGAAGAGCTGACCTATCGCGAGATCGGAATGAAGCTCGCGATCTCGGTTCCCACGGTGCAATACCATGTCGCTCGGGCGCTGGCTTACATAGACGCTGCTCTGGAGCGGGGATGA
- a CDS encoding FecR domain-containing protein: protein MTRASDLPASRGSLRDEAAEWFAVMRGPDAEARRADFEAWLDEGALHREAYNRIAETFSLGKALKNADFSAHNPARAPAVPKGTIGRMALIAALLAFAAVGAVMIWAVLTPNQAFRPGSTLAQGNGEVPQQRLATRFGEIRQFRLADGSIATLDTDSLLLASFSIERRDLTLVRGRARFAVAHETRPFLVAAGGGSVKAVGTVFDVGLTVGGRVDVRLLKGAIEVAVESRTNRGEPVRRLVTGQALSFGGSAQPRISILGKTGDANWPAGLRDFDGVRVADVIADANRYASVPLRVATPDIANARISGTFRVDESVTLAANIADVLGLAQVTDADGIALVRTCPPSTEKNCRPPS, encoded by the coding sequence ATGACACGGGCCTCAGACTTACCGGCCTCGCGCGGCAGCCTGCGCGATGAAGCGGCCGAATGGTTCGCGGTCATGCGCGGCCCGGATGCGGAAGCACGACGCGCCGATTTCGAGGCGTGGCTCGACGAAGGCGCACTCCACCGCGAGGCCTATAATCGGATCGCCGAGACATTCAGCCTGGGTAAGGCGTTGAAGAACGCGGACTTCTCTGCCCACAACCCCGCGCGCGCGCCGGCAGTTCCGAAAGGAACTATCGGTCGGATGGCCTTGATAGCCGCCCTGCTCGCGTTCGCTGCCGTAGGGGCAGTCATGATTTGGGCTGTTTTGACGCCGAACCAGGCGTTCCGACCTGGCTCTACGCTCGCGCAGGGAAATGGCGAGGTCCCGCAGCAACGTCTGGCCACCCGGTTCGGGGAGATCCGGCAATTCCGACTGGCCGATGGATCGATTGCCACACTCGACACGGACAGCCTTCTGCTCGCCTCGTTCAGCATCGAAAGGCGCGATCTTACGTTGGTTCGAGGCCGGGCGCGATTTGCAGTGGCGCATGAAACCCGTCCGTTCCTCGTCGCAGCTGGCGGCGGCTCGGTGAAAGCTGTCGGGACCGTGTTCGACGTCGGACTGACGGTAGGGGGACGCGTGGATGTCAGACTCCTCAAAGGCGCCATCGAGGTCGCTGTAGAATCACGGACAAATCGCGGTGAGCCAGTTCGTCGGCTGGTCACGGGGCAAGCCCTAAGTTTCGGCGGATCGGCGCAGCCGCGCATCTCGATTCTGGGCAAGACCGGGGACGCGAACTGGCCGGCCGGCCTTCGGGATTTCGATGGGGTGCGCGTTGCCGACGTCATCGCTGACGCCAACCGCTACGCAAGCGTACCCCTGAGAGTGGCAACGCCTGACATCGCGAATGCTCGAATTTCGGGCACTTTCCGAGTGGACGAAAGCGTCACGCTCGCGGCGAACATCGCCGATGTTCTGGGCCTTGCGCAAGTCACCGACGCCGACGGCATCGCGCTGGTACGAACATGTCCGCCGAGCACGGAGAAAAATTGCAGGCCACCCTCATAA
- a CDS encoding PIN domain-containing protein has translation MAIDALLDSNVIIAVVAEAHEHHALSLGLFTCESERSFAVSAHSYAEAYSTLTRKGEHAPFRFSPDEAWAALESVRAATILIGLTPSQTFDTVRSYAQGGGIGARLYDRLIGEVAISHGLSAIVTWNTGHMRSLFPALRVTTPRDFSHAPN, from the coding sequence ATGGCGATTGATGCGCTGCTCGACAGCAACGTAATCATCGCGGTAGTCGCCGAAGCGCACGAGCATCACGCACTTTCATTGGGATTGTTCACGTGCGAGAGCGAGCGAAGCTTCGCGGTCTCAGCGCACAGCTACGCGGAGGCGTATTCCACGCTGACCCGCAAAGGCGAACACGCCCCCTTTCGATTTTCGCCGGACGAGGCTTGGGCTGCGCTCGAAAGCGTTCGCGCGGCAACGATTCTCATTGGCCTGACGCCGTCGCAAACGTTCGATACCGTGCGAAGCTATGCGCAAGGCGGCGGCATTGGGGCGAGGCTTTACGACCGTCTGATCGGTGAGGTCGCTATTTCGCACGGTCTGTCGGCGATCGTGACTTGGAATACCGGTCACATGCGAAGTCTCTTTCCTGCTCTGCGGGTCACAACACCACGAGACTTCTCTCATGCGCCGAATTGA
- a CDS encoding TonB-dependent receptor, whose protein sequence is MKKVGVQGLLAAAACLAIGVASTATAAPERQREYHLEEQDLGTALRSLGQASGGQIIFPADAVEGKRSPRLDGAYTLKEAVDLLLRGTGLVALDRKGLILIRGRGSSAEIDASAERDEIVVTGSQIRGTGPVGSSVTQITRSDLDKSGYVTVQQVLQKLPQNYGGGVSDTTFGISNFNGASNGTWGGASVNLRGLGVSSTLVLVNSHRQPAGAYGSFTDISLIPTTAIDHIEVLADGASAIYGSDAVAGVVNIALRNKFEGAETRARYGTADGDYSEIQASQIFGRAWETGNFVVAYEYYHRGNLLTDKRAFAREDLRPFGGGDYRSGYANPGTIVAGGRLFAIPAGQDGTHLSPSDLIAGQSNKRDSREGADLLPRQSRHSAYASLEQEVAAGFTLFGNALYASRKFHRLYSQADTQTAITVPTTNPFYVDPVGTARPVSLRYSFVKDLGQPLRVGTVKVFSAAGGGRLELGPWQAEFTGIYGLERDSQATLNVRNSARLAQVLADPNPASAFNPLGDGSHTNPATIDRIRGSYAYRTRNEYWSASAKADGPLFALPGGDVKLAFGTEYREEKMTSTETLDTATLAPASSVRTDFPGGRNVLASYGELYIPLFSHENARGGLHKLALSLAGRIERYSDFGTTTNPRVGVTWEPIDGVRLRGTYGKSFRAPLPSEVAQGPIYNGYLAYQLPDSGKPVGFSNVLLVLGNDPNMGPERATTWTASLDLEPKFLPGLGLTLTYYSVSYKDRIADVTADAFNFLEKRAIYAPIINEQPTAAQIADLFTRPEFSNPFGLAETDITAIINAQRQNLSSVKQSGLDFDLHYDFQLGGGAAQAGVDGSYIFRIDQAVTSASSPQNIVNAVGSPIDLRLRGRLAWSRDGFGFAAFVNYTGNYRNTLLAAEPKISSWTTVDLQLSYELPQKQGLLGGLTLSLGATNLFDRDPPYVEYYNGDTAIGYDPENADPLGRVISLQVTKRW, encoded by the coding sequence ATGAAAAAAGTCGGGGTTCAGGGACTTCTGGCGGCGGCTGCCTGCCTGGCAATCGGTGTGGCTTCAACGGCAACCGCGGCGCCCGAACGACAGCGGGAATATCATCTCGAGGAGCAGGATCTTGGAACTGCGCTGCGCTCGCTGGGCCAGGCTTCAGGAGGCCAGATCATTTTCCCGGCGGACGCAGTGGAGGGAAAGCGATCGCCTCGGCTGGATGGCGCCTATACTTTGAAGGAGGCTGTCGACCTCCTCTTGCGCGGGACCGGCCTCGTTGCCCTCGACCGCAAAGGATTGATCCTGATCCGGGGGCGAGGTTCGTCGGCCGAAATAGACGCTTCGGCCGAGCGAGATGAGATCGTCGTTACCGGATCGCAGATCCGCGGGACCGGCCCCGTCGGTTCGAGCGTGACGCAGATCACCCGTTCGGACCTCGACAAGTCAGGCTACGTGACGGTGCAACAGGTGCTGCAGAAGCTGCCGCAGAATTACGGCGGCGGCGTCAGCGACACGACCTTCGGCATCAGCAACTTCAACGGGGCTTCGAACGGGACCTGGGGCGGCGCGAGCGTCAACCTGCGCGGTCTCGGCGTCAGCTCGACGCTGGTCCTAGTAAACAGTCACCGGCAGCCGGCAGGGGCCTACGGCTCGTTCACCGACATATCCCTGATCCCGACGACGGCCATCGACCATATCGAGGTCCTCGCCGATGGCGCCTCCGCCATCTACGGGTCGGATGCCGTTGCGGGCGTCGTGAACATCGCGCTCAGAAACAAGTTTGAGGGTGCTGAGACGCGCGCGCGCTACGGCACTGCGGACGGCGACTACAGCGAGATCCAGGCGAGCCAGATCTTCGGGCGCGCCTGGGAGACGGGCAATTTCGTCGTCGCCTACGAATACTATCACCGCGGCAACCTGCTTACCGACAAGCGCGCTTTTGCGCGTGAAGATCTGAGGCCATTCGGCGGCGGCGACTATCGGTCCGGCTATGCCAACCCGGGCACGATCGTCGCGGGTGGACGACTGTTCGCCATTCCCGCGGGACAGGACGGCACACACCTGTCACCAAGCGATCTGATTGCCGGGCAATCGAACAAGCGCGACAGCCGCGAGGGCGCCGACCTGCTGCCCCGGCAGTCTCGCCACTCCGCCTATGCCTCGCTGGAGCAAGAGGTTGCGGCAGGCTTTACCCTGTTCGGCAACGCGCTTTACGCGAGCCGCAAGTTCCATCGGCTCTACAGCCAGGCCGATACCCAGACGGCCATCACGGTGCCCACGACGAACCCCTTCTACGTCGATCCTGTCGGCACGGCCCGTCCAGTCAGCCTGCGCTACAGCTTCGTCAAGGATCTCGGACAGCCGCTGCGCGTCGGCACGGTCAAGGTGTTTTCCGCAGCAGGCGGAGGCCGACTCGAACTCGGACCTTGGCAGGCCGAGTTCACGGGGATCTACGGTCTGGAGCGAGACAGCCAGGCGACTCTCAATGTCCGCAATAGCGCGCGGCTGGCCCAGGTTCTGGCCGATCCCAACCCTGCGAGCGCCTTCAATCCCTTGGGCGATGGATCGCACACGAACCCGGCGACGATCGACCGCATCCGCGGCTCTTACGCATACCGGACCCGCAACGAATACTGGTCCGCGAGCGCCAAGGCCGATGGTCCGCTCTTTGCGCTTCCCGGCGGCGACGTGAAACTCGCTTTCGGGACCGAGTACCGTGAGGAGAAAATGACATCGACCGAGACGCTCGATACGGCGACGCTCGCGCCGGCCAGCTCGGTGCGAACCGATTTTCCCGGCGGCCGCAACGTTCTTGCCAGCTACGGCGAACTCTACATTCCGCTGTTTTCGCACGAGAACGCTCGGGGCGGACTGCACAAGCTCGCGCTCTCGCTCGCCGGCCGGATCGAGCGCTACAGCGACTTCGGGACAACGACCAATCCGCGCGTGGGCGTGACCTGGGAACCGATCGATGGCGTCCGCCTGCGCGGTACCTACGGTAAATCCTTCAGGGCCCCGCTTCCCTCGGAGGTCGCGCAGGGCCCGATCTACAACGGCTATCTCGCCTATCAATTGCCCGACAGCGGCAAGCCTGTCGGATTTTCGAACGTGCTGCTGGTTCTGGGCAACGATCCGAACATGGGGCCCGAACGGGCGACGACTTGGACCGCGAGCCTCGACCTTGAGCCCAAGTTCCTACCCGGCCTTGGCCTTACGCTGACCTACTACAGCGTCAGCTACAAGGACCGCATCGCCGACGTAACAGCCGACGCGTTCAATTTCCTGGAGAAGCGGGCGATCTATGCGCCCATCATCAACGAGCAGCCGACCGCTGCCCAAATCGCGGACCTCTTCACGAGGCCCGAGTTCTCGAACCCGTTCGGCCTCGCGGAAACGGACATCACGGCAATCATCAATGCGCAGCGCCAGAACCTATCGTCGGTCAAGCAGTCTGGCCTCGATTTCGACCTGCACTACGATTTCCAGCTGGGCGGCGGAGCGGCCCAGGCAGGCGTCGATGGCAGCTATATCTTTCGGATCGACCAAGCCGTCACATCGGCCAGCAGTCCGCAAAACATCGTGAACGCGGTGGGAAGTCCGATCGACCTGCGCCTGCGAGGACGGCTTGCCTGGAGCCGCGATGGCTTTGGCTTTGCCGCGTTCGTGAACTACACGGGCAACTACCGGAATACCTTGCTCGCAGCCGAGCCGAAGATCTCTTCGTGGACGACCGTCGACTTGCAGCTTAGTTACGAGCTTCCCCAGAAACAGGGCTTGCTCGGCGGCCTCACCCTATCGCTCGGCGCCACCAATCTGTTCGACCGCGACCCGCCCTATGTCGAATACTATAATGGCGACACGGCCATCGGGTACGACCCGGAAAATGCCGATCCACTGGGGCGGGTCATCTCGCTGCAGGTGACGAAGCGATGGTAA